Part of the Candidatus Lernaella stagnicola genome is shown below.
CCTCGGGCTTGCCGATCCGTTGCAGCGGGATCGTTTTTTCCATTTCCTTTTTGCGGTCCTCGATCGTACCGCCTAACGCGTCGGCTTCCAAACCAAAACGCCAGCGCTCGAGGTCGGTGTCGATCTGACCCGGGCAAACGGCGTTCACGCGAATGCCCATGCCGCCCAATTCCCTGGCCATCACCTTGGTCAGCATGATCACGCCCGCCTTGGCCACCGCGTACGCGCCGTTGAAAACCGGCGGCACTTTCCCGGCCCGCGAAGCCGTGTTCACGATGCTGGCCGGCCGCCCGAACATCATCGGCAACAGAGCGCGCGTCATGCGAAAGACGCCGTGCAAATTGACGTCGATCGTTTTCATCCACGCGTCTTCGTCGTACGTGTGCACCATGTTCGGCACGCCAAACGACGCCCCGGCGTTGTTGCACAGAATATCGACCTGGCCGAACTTCTCCCGCACGGCCTCGACCATCGCGGCGATCGACGCGGCGTCCGACACGTTCAAATCCACCGCCAGCGTTTCCACGCCGTGCTGCTCGGCGAGTTCGGCGGCCAATTCGTCCATCTCCTCCCGACGACCCACCGCCACACCGGTGTCGTCAAAAGGCAGTGCGCCCAGGTCGGCAAGAACGACGTTCGCGCCCGATTGCGCCAGCTTCGCGGCAATGGCGAACCCAATTCCCGTGCGC
Proteins encoded:
- a CDS encoding SDR family NAD(P)-dependent oxidoreductase is translated as MYPDLKGKIAVVTGAGKRTGIGFAIAAKLAQSGANVVLADLGALPFDDTGVAVGRREEMDELAAELAEQHGVETLAVDLNVSDAASIAAMVEAVREKFGQVDILCNNAGASFGVPNMVHTYDEDAWMKTIDVNLHGVFRMTRALLPMMFGRPASIVNTASRAGKVPPVFNGAYAVAKAGVIMLTKVMARELGGMGIRVNAVCPGQIDTDLERWRFGLEADALGGTIEDRKKEMEKTIPLQRIGKPEDAASVVAFLASEASSYLTGQAINITGGQLMEL